A genomic segment from Trichocoleus sp. encodes:
- a CDS encoding IS5/IS1182 family transposase: LGFPFFTHCTAANVTDDVGLVEMLTLNIDYFKAKPVNIPKITILLDHGYHVDYLTHELEQVYPQIMTKIRFELSTKPSKQEKVEQGKSGFVPAIARWVIERSNAWMERCKILVKNFERTLANATTKINLCFIRLMIKRLAASP; this comes from the coding sequence GCTTGGGTTTCCCTTCTTCACCCACTGTACTGCTGCCAATGTGACGGATGATGTGGGACTCGTTGAAATGCTGACGCTCAACATCGATTATTTCAAGGCAAAGCCCGTCAATATTCCCAAAATTACGATTCTGCTAGACCACGGGTATCACGTTGACTATTTGACCCATGAGCTTGAGCAGGTGTATCCACAGATCATGACGAAAATCCGATTTGAGTTGTCAACCAAGCCCTCGAAGCAAGAGAAGGTAGAACAAGGAAAATCTGGATTTGTTCCAGCGATTGCCAGGTGGGTGATTGAGCGGTCGAATGCTTGGATGGAGCGGTGTAAGATTCTGGTCAAGAACTTTGAGCGGACGCTTGCGAATGCCACGACAAAAATCAACCTTTGCTTCATTCGGCTAATGATTAAGCGGCTTGCAGCCTCTCCCTAA